A DNA window from Spirochaetales bacterium contains the following coding sequences:
- a CDS encoding cellulase family glycosylhydrolase, whose product MKGKKKTFLLLLGAIVLLVSPVFAQQFRVNDQGTITLGGQAFQIKGGSWFGLEGRHEPSDDPNNPSGAPMEMYMGNVWWAESGRTYEQDVREFAQMGFNVVRVPLVHQTLDANDPQGRAPYLKNAESVQIENSRLALETVIDLLNNEGIYVLLDIHSCSNYVGWRAGRIDDRPPWVDADRDNYDFTREDYSCNYSVSQWTQDLRTLAGMSGDIIGIEIFNEPYDYSWSEWRSLIDQAYQAING is encoded by the coding sequence ATGAAAGGTAAAAAGAAAACGTTTTTGCTCTTGCTCGGAGCTATCGTGCTTCTGGTAAGCCCGGTTTTTGCCCAGCAGTTCCGGGTCAACGATCAGGGTACGATTACCCTGGGCGGCCAGGCCTTCCAGATCAAGGGCGGTTCATGGTTCGGACTCGAAGGACGTCATGAGCCTTCCGACGATCCGAACAACCCGAGCGGCGCTCCTATGGAAATGTACATGGGCAACGTGTGGTGGGCCGAAAGCGGCCGCACCTACGAACAGGACGTCCGGGAGTTCGCGCAAATGGGATTCAACGTCGTCAGGGTGCCCCTCGTCCATCAGACCCTCGATGCAAACGATCCGCAGGGCCGAGCCCCGTACCTGAAGAACGCCGAGTCGGTGCAGATTGAAAACTCCCGGCTGGCGCTCGAAACGGTTATCGATTTATTGAACAATGAAGGCATTTACGTCCTTCTGGACATCCACTCATGCAGCAACTACGTCGGCTGGAGAGCGGGCCGTATCGACGACCGTCCGCCGTGGGTCGACGCGGACCGCGACAATTACGACTTCACCCGTGAGGATTACTCCTGTAACTACAGCGTATCGCAGTGGACGCAGGACCTCCGCACGCTGGCCGGGATGTCGGGCGACATCATCGGCATCGAAATCTTCAACGAGCCGTACGACTACTCCTGGTCCGAGTGGAGATCGTTGATCGATCAGGCCTACCAGGCGATCAACGGGG
- a CDS encoding glycoside hydrolase family 11 protein, translating to MSKFFSKKPTMILISAILSCFTGVFTVTAQTVCTNSVGTLNGYTYEFWKDTGGSGYMTMGPGAAFSVAWSDVNNILVRTGMRPGTKNAMITFAADFHPDGNSYLGVYGQTRDPHIEYYIIESWDSWRPPGGEGLMGTFDSDGATYDIYRTVRIFDSMMEPLPQYWSVRRSKRTSGTITVRNHFVAWEVFGMDMGALYEVSFCVEGIQSSGTADVYELAFGSRDETPAPTPDGIPGDVNGDGAIDILDALLTALYYVGLDISSTFIPANADVDNNGTINIMDALKIAQYSVGLITDF from the coding sequence ATGAGTAAATTTTTCTCAAAAAAACCAACAATGATATTAATTTCAGCAATACTATCGTGTTTTACCGGCGTCTTTACCGTGACCGCACAGACGGTCTGTACCAACAGTGTCGGTACCCTGAACGGTTACACGTATGAATTCTGGAAAGATACCGGGGGATCGGGCTACATGACGATGGGACCCGGGGCGGCATTCAGTGTCGCGTGGAGTGATGTCAATAATATACTGGTCCGTACCGGTATGAGACCCGGTACGAAGAATGCAATGATAACCTTCGCGGCGGACTTTCATCCGGACGGGAATTCCTATCTGGGCGTTTACGGCCAGACGCGGGACCCCCATATCGAATACTATATCATCGAAAGCTGGGATTCCTGGCGTCCGCCCGGCGGTGAAGGATTAATGGGTACATTCGATTCCGATGGAGCGACCTATGACATATATCGGACCGTACGAATCTTCGATTCCATGATGGAACCTCTTCCCCAGTACTGGAGTGTACGCCGGTCGAAACGCACGAGCGGAACCATCACCGTCCGCAACCATTTTGTCGCATGGGAGGTTTTCGGAATGGATATGGGGGCGTTGTACGAAGTTTCGTTTTGCGTCGAGGGAATTCAAAGCAGCGGGACCGCCGACGTGTATGAACTCGCTTTCGGCAGCCGGGATGAAACGCCCGCCCCGACACCGGACGGAATACCCGGCGATGTGAACGGCGATGGAGCGATCGACATCCTGGACGCCCTGCTGACGGCCCTGTATTACGTCGGTCTCGATATATCTTCGACATTTATCCCGGCCAATGCCGATGTCGATAACAACGGCACAATCAACATTATGGACGCGCTTAAGATCGCCCAATACAGTGTCGGGCTTATAACTGATTTTTAA